The Halichoerus grypus chromosome 9, mHalGry1.hap1.1, whole genome shotgun sequence genome has a window encoding:
- the LOC118548424 gene encoding histone H2B type 1-C/E/F/G/I, whose translation MPEPAKSAPAPKKGSKKAVTKAQKKDGKKRKRSRKESYSVYVYKVLKQVHPDTGISSKAMGIMNSFVNDIFERIAGEASRLAHYNKRSTITSREIQTAVRLLLPGELAKHAVSEGTKAVTKYTSSK comes from the coding sequence ATGCCCGAGCCCGCCAAGTCGGCCCCGGCCCCGAAGAAGGGCTCCAAGAAGGCGGTGACCAAGGCGCAGAAGAAGGACGGCAAGAAGCGCAAGCGCAGCCGCAAGGAGAGCTACTCGGTGTACGTGTACAAGGTGCTGAAGCAGGTGCACCCCGACACGGGCATCTCGTCCAAGGCCATGGGCATCATGAACTCGTTCGTCAAcgacatcttcgagcgcatcgcGGGCGAGGCGTCCCGCCTGGCGCATTACAACAAGCGCTCGACCATCACGTCGCGGGAGATCCAGACGgccgtgcgcctgctgctgcccggggagcTGGCCAAGCACGCCGTGTCCGAGGGCACCAAGGCCGTCACCAAGTACACCAGCTCCAAGTGA
- the LOC118548431 gene encoding histone H4, whose translation MSGRGKGGKGLGKGGAKRHRKVLRDNIQGITKPAIRRLARRGGVKRISGLIYEETRGVLKVFLENVIRDAVTYTEHAKRKTVTAMDVVYALKRQGRTLYGFGG comes from the coding sequence ATGTCTGGCCGCGGCAAGGGCGGGAAGGGCCTGGGTAAGGGCGGCGCTAAGCGCCACCGCAAGGTGCTGCGCGACAACATCCAGGGCATCACCAAGCCCGCCATCCGGCGGCTGGCCCGGCGCGGCGGCGTCAAGCGCATCTCCGGCCTCATCTACGAGGAGACCCGCGGGGTGCTCAAGGTGTTTCTGGAGAACGTGATCCGGGACGCCGTCACCTACACGGAGCACGCCAAGCGCAAGACAGTCACGGCCATGGACGTGGTCTACGCGCTCAAGCGCCAGGGCCGCACCCTCTACGGCTTCGGGGGCTGA
- the LOC118548393 gene encoding histone H1.3-like: MSETAPAVPPAPSPAEKTQVKKKARKSAGAAKRKASGPPVSELITKAVAASKERSGVSLAALKKALAAAGYDVEKNNSRIKLGLKSLVSKGTLVQTKGTGASGSFKLNKKAASGEAKPKAKKAGAAKPKRATGAAKKPKKAAGASTPKKSAKKTPKKAKKPAAAAVAKKVAKSPKKAKAAKPKKAARSPAKAKAPKPKAAKPKAAKPKKVAAKKK, encoded by the coding sequence ATGTCTGAAACCGCACCTGCCGtgcctcctgccccttctcccgcGGAGAAAACGCAGGTCAAGAAGAAGGCCCGCAAGTCGGCAGGTGCCGCCAAGCGCAAGGCGTCCGGGCCCCCGGTGTCCGAGCTCATCACCAAGGCCGTGGCCGCCTCCAAGGAGCGCAGCGGCGTGTCCCTGGCCGCGCTCAAGAAGGCGCTCGCGGCCGCCGGCTACGACGTGGAGAAGAACAACAGCCGCATCAAGCTGGGCCTCAAGAGCCTGGTGAGCAAGGGCACCCTGGTGCAGACCAAGGGCACCGGCGCCTCGGGCTCCTTCAAGCTCAACAAGAAGGCGGCCTCCGGGGAAGCCAAGCCCAAAGCCAAGAAGGCGGGCGCGGCCAAGCCCAAGCGGGCGACCGGGGCGGCCAAGAAACCCAAGAAGGCCGCGGGGGCGAGCACCCCCAAGAAGAGCGCCAAGAAGACCCCCAAGAAGGCCAAGAAGCCCGCGGCGGCGGCTGTCGCCAAGAAGGTGGCCAAGAGTCCGAAGAAGGCGAAGGCTGCCAAGCCCAAGAAGGCCGCCAGGAGTCCAGCCAAGGCCAAAGCCCCGAAGCCCAAGGCAGCCAAGCCCAAAGCGGCCAAGCCCAAGAAGGTGGCCGCCAAGAAGAAGTAA